In Lemur catta isolate mLemCat1 chromosome 5, mLemCat1.pri, whole genome shotgun sequence, the genomic stretch TGAGGAATGCTGGTGACCAGCCACAGCTACTAGTCCCCAGAATTCTCAGCCCAGGAAGCCCCTGTGGTCTGGGAAAGCATTTTTTAGTGCCTGGAACATCtacttccttttctgccttagATATTCGATGCCTCCAGTCCCTGTGTGATTCTGCTCCTTTGTTGAACAGCCCAGTTTACCATCCAGGGTCCAGCTGATCCAATCCTGGCCATGATGGGAGAAAACACCACTTTACACTGCCACCTGTCACCTGAGAAAAATGCTGAGGACATGGAGGTGCGGTGGTTCCGGTCTCAGTTCTCGCCAGCAGTGCTGGTGTACAAGGGTGGGCGAGAGAGAACAGAGGAGCAGATGGAGGAGTACAGAGGAAGAACCACCCTTGTGAGCAAAGACATCAGCAGAGGCAGGGTGGCGCTGGTCATACACAATGTCACAGCCCAGGAGAATGGCACCTACCGCTGTTACTTCCAAGAAGGCAGGTCCTATGATGAGGCCATCATGCACCTCAAGGTGGCAGGTGGGTCActtcattttgctttattattttttcacagtgTGACTTTTGGGGCAAGTTTCTCAGCTAATCTCAGGCCTATTGCAAACCAGGAGATTTTTGCCTGGAATTCCCTTTGCACAGGAAGAGTAGCTTCCTCCTGCCCAAGGGCCAAATGAGTGGGTTTGCCCTGCTAAGCTGTGAACATCGCTTCTTCAGAAGCACACTTAAAATTCATCTGTGCCCTTGAGTAGGGGAGCCTGGTTAATCCCTGAAGGTAATTCTTAAACTTGTTTTATCACTAAAACTGTGCACTTTTGAGTGAGAGGAGGCACTGTTAATAATTGCACCTGTATAACTGGGATAAGCAAAGACTAGCTAGAGAATTACAACAGTTGGGCATCTCATTTcttggtaaatattaattttgcctctttttccttttcccaaatgCTAACTGCAGAGAGAATAACAGATAcgtaaatacataattttattaaaacaaaactaaaacagagGGAAAGTTATGCACTAAGCACTAATCCCTACAGAGAAAATGAGTGAGAGTTTGGTAGAGAGGAATGTGGCAAGGCTTCAACATAGACGtgcatttaaatggaaatttcagcagggcccagtggctcacacctgtaatcccagcacttagggaggccaagtggggaggattgcttgaggccaggagttccagagaATCTGGGCAACATACgtagaccctatctctacaaaaaactaaaaaattagctgagaatggttgtgcacctgtagtcccatccactctggaggctgaggaaggaggatctcttCAGCCCAAGAGCTGGAGGCTGTAGtgaaggcagcagtgagctatgatcgtgccactgcactatagcctggtcaacagagtgagaccccttctctacaaaaaatataaataaattaaaaataactttggaTTTCTGACAGTTTATTAAAATGCCTGTAAGGGTTGACCTCACGCCTGGGGTTAGTGTATTGtgctttaaaagaaacatttgaagactggaatagcttttaaaatacagaagacTCTATGTGGCATTTCAGTCCACCAGATCAGTGGAGTTGAATTTTGGGGACAGTGTGTCCTTCCCAGGGGGCCTCAATCCATAATTTGTATGAGATCCCATCTTTGTCACAATAACAACCTTGTATCTGATCAAATACGAATATCATGAAAGGAGAGTTTCATGACCTGAATGTCCTCACTGCTCCTGGCAGCAGTGTACAGTTGACAAGTTGTACTTCATGTGTGGCAGGAATCCTGGATTTTTCCCATGTAAACCTgaccctggcctggcctgcccaCTCTGAATTGGAATGTTGGAGGATTTTTGTCTTGGTTTGttaattgtttgtttgttggttagTTTGGTTCACTGACTCATTTTGTCCTTCAATCTATTGTCTCATGCTTGCTCTCACTGAACCCCATGGAACGTTTTGTAGAACTTTGTATTCGTATTTGCTTAGTTATCTTAATTGTTATTCTATTTCAAAGTTTCTGTGTGAGCCTTTAAatgtacaattgattttttttctctcttgataaaaattaaattgagcaGGAAGCACTAAACTTAAGTGATTGCTTTCATTTCCTGTCTTTGGTATACTTTGCTGGGTAGGCTTTACAAAGGAATTATTCAAAAAAACCTTAGAAGATCACATGTTGCTAATGGGTCTCCCTGAACCATGTGTTTGCACCCTTCTCACACTTGGTATTCTCTATTATtgaggatatttttaaagatataatttagtTACTATGAGTCTAGATTTTGAGGATTTTTCGTGATGATTTTTGATGTTCAAGAGGTAATATTGTTATCTTAAGGATCTCAAGAGCATCCACATCTTCCTAATACACAGATGTTCTCAAAAGACTATAAGATCACCTAATAGACTGCGCCTCTAGGAGATAAACATCTGTGAATCAGGAAAAGGGTTGGCTTTGGTGGCTAGCTCTGTCTATTCTCCTAAAAACCATCACCTCCTATAGATAGTAAGTAGCTGTGGTGATGTGAAGCCAAGTTCTGGACAGAAGGGACAGTGTCTTTAGGTCAAAAGTTTCTTAAGAGTCTGCCAGTGTGGCAGGTTTCTGTCTGTGTTGTATTATTCTAGAGCCTCATGAAACCAACGTCTATTGAGAAGTTTTTTCAAGAACAGAAAGTAAAATCCTCAACCTGCCTATTTCAGGTTGGACTGGACACACCCAGCTGGAAGGGAGAAAATTAGTCTTTGGCAGAATAAACCcaacagcaaacatttacagCAGACAGATGGATGCTTGGTGCTGTGATGGGGCCTATACGTGGAGCACAAAGAAGATTGTGCACTGTAATCCTTTCCTCTTAGAGATCTCACAATTTATTTGACATATTGGTCTCCCAGTGTTCTCCAACATCAAGGTTCTTTCCTACTTCCTTTCCTACTTCCTATGTCTTGCTCcctccttctgttttttttttttttcttcctttcttcatcccTTCACAGAAGAGGCACAGTAGGGGCTGAGACACCACTGCTTGGTAGCTGAGCCCTGGTCTCCCTCCCCAGGCCTAGGCTCTAAACCCCTTGTTGAAATGAAAGGGCACGAGGATGGGGGCATCCGGCTGGAGTGCACATCTGGAGGGTGGTACCCAGAGCCTCTCGCGGTGTGGAGGGACCCCTATGGTAAGGTTGTACCTGCCCTGGAGGAGGCTTACACTGCTGACAGAGACGGCCTCTTCATGGTGACCACAGCTGTGATCATCAGAGATAGCTCCCTGAGGAACGTGTCCTGCTCTGTCAACAGCACCTTGCTCGGCCAGGAGAAGGAAACCGTGATTTTCATTCCAGGTTAGTTCTCTGCTCTCTGGAGACTCATGGTGTGGAGGTGGGATCCTCAGCCCACAGATGGATCCCCAAGTGGGGATGAGGGAGGGTGGGAGTGTGGGTTGAAGGGTCCTGGGCCCTGGGGATCTGGAGGCTGCAGCTGGGCTGAGGCCTCTTCCCTTGTCAcaggggaaaaattaaagaatctcAAAACACTTGAGTAGAAGTCTCTTCTCTGAGGGTtaatctgatctttttttttctaataagttTCTTGTACTGAAGCAAGTTTTAAACATTAAGAACTATCATAAAATACGGAGAATAAtaggctgggtgtgatggtggaTACCCACAATTCTAACtattcaggaaactgaggcaggaggatcgcttaagtctaggagttggaggttatagtgaactatgatcacaccagtggcactccagccggggtgacagagcaagaccctgtttctgaaaaaaaaaaaaaaaaaaagaaaagaaaaaacatacagaATAGTATTGATGGTGACTATCTACACATGGTGGTTCTGTCTGCTGAAGCCCTCCATCTATACCCATGGGATTTTTTCAGGGACAGAACTGAGGATATTCCCCATCTATACACATTCATCATTCATGCTCAACAggcatttcatttattcaagacACTGTTTTATAAACTGAGGGTAAATCATTGAAGATGCCCTTATGGAGTTCACATTCTAGAAAGGAAGAGAGCAATAAGTGAAATAGTTAATATAAGTGGTTCAATAATTagttaaatgtatattatatcaGGTGTTGATGAGTATGTGGGAAAAATTAAGCAAGGAGGGAATAGGGAGCGCCAGGGGCATGGGGCATGGCGATTATTAACAGGATGGTTGGGGAAAACTTTACTGTAAAGATGAGAATGGAGCAATGAAGGGAATGAACCAAGCAGATACTTGAGGAGGGAGCAAGCCAGGTAAGAGGAATACCTTATGCAAAGGGCCTGAGGTAGGGGCAGGTCTGGCAGTTTCAGGGAACCCCAGGAGTCTGTGCTGGTGTTGCTGGAATGAAGCGAGTGCAAGAAGTAGGAGTAGATGAATTCACAGTGGCAATGAGGCCACATTGTATGGGGCAGCATAGGCCAAAACAGACTTTGGCTTTTagtctgagtgagatgggaagcaCTGGAAGGTTTTGAGCAAACAATTAACATCATCTCACTTAGGCAGTTCTGCTGAGAATAGACTGCAGGAGGTAAGGGCAGAACAAGGAGGGGGCATTGCAATATTCCAGACAAGAGTGAGGGCTTGAGCCAGGGAAGTGGCTATGCTGATTCAGCATGGCTGGTTAGCCTCATTCACCCTGGTCCTTTCCATGGTGACTCCAGATGTCTCTGCTTTTCTATCTCCTGGGGCTCAGCCCTGGTAGTCACTGAGGGATCAGCCAATGCAGAGTCAGCATCGCTTGCTCCACCTGGGGTTTCTGAGCAGAAGGTGACAGAGCAGGTACCTGAAGAAGCTCTTCAGATGTGCTCCTGAGGGGCCTCTCACCCTGCGTCTCCTGTTTCCTACTAAATGGACTTTTCTGGCTGccttttcagaatattttacacCCAGCACATCTCCCTGGGTTGTGATCCTGGCTCTCATCCTGACTATTCTCATCATCCTCATGGCTGTGAGCATCTGTTGCATCAAGAAACTCCACAGGGAAAAAAGGATTTTGTCAGGGGAAAAGGATGTtgaacaggaagagaaagaaattgcaCGTAAGAAACTGGGGGAAAGAACatgtgaaaaaagagaaagaatgtcaAATAAAAAAGAGTAGGAGGACAGTCCACTGACACAGAAAGGACACAGCTTCAACAGGTAGCAGcttggggaaaagagagaggaaacatGTATCAGCAGCAGCCAGGGCTTGGAGCTTTCAAGTCCTAAGGATTAATCCCTCAGAGCTTTATTACTTCCATTGTGCAAtcattgcattcattcattcccctgGACACATGTTCAACCACTAAATGGTTGAACAAAAGAAGCCTAAAAATGTGCTGATACCATCCAGCCTGTGGATCACAAATCCTTTCTGGTTTCTGACAGTTTGTGTGGCATGGGGGGAGGGTGATCCTGGTGCTCATAGGGAGGACTGGTCCTGCATCATTTAATGCAAACCCAACTTCTCTTAGTTCTTCTGCTGAGGACATTattctgtttctgtttatttttcagagcaACTTCAAGAAGAATTGCGTGAGTTTAGCCTTTCTTGAATTACTCCATGCACAATTTCTGCCCTGCTTGGTTAGCCTTTATCTCATAACATTCAGCTCTGTCTGTCCCTTGCAGGATGGAGAAGAACACTCTTACATGCTGGTGAGCACCGCTGACGTTCCCTGAGATCCAGAGCTTTCTCCCCACTAGCAGCCAACAGTGCTCTTGAGAGGAGAAGAGCAAGGGGCCCAAGgctgggtggggatgggtgggggcagctgggaaCACCGGCAGTGTCCCACCAATGCAAGATCATGGCTCTTCTGTCAAGGAATCCCAGCAGCAATTCATCAACCCTACAGTTAATTTCCTatgatcttttctcttttggaatAATTTAGTCAGTAATCACCAGAGGTCTCTGATACATAGTAGACCTCCCCAGGAATTACATTTCAGTAGTTGTTGCTTTTGGATCCTGGATCAATTTGAAAGAAGCTAATGCTGTCTTAGCTATTTATAACCTGGAGATGGTGTAAACTGTGCACAGTTGAAGACTtatgtggggaaaagggaacgAGGTTCCCCAACAAGCCTGATGCTAGGGTGTCCAAATAGGTGGCCAGAAACGCCTTTGTGCTCCTCAGAGAGCTCTGGTACCTTGCGTGTAGCCTCCCATGGGAGGGGAGCCAGGTGAGCGTGAGGACACAGAATCCACTTGTCTACTCCTAATGAGCACTTTGAACTTTATGATTTGCCACCTGCTGTCCAGAAGCACTAAAAAATTTAGTGTTACCAGATACCATGGAACAGGGACTATTCTTTTTTAGGTGACTTTCAAAATTGTCACACAATCAAAAGTTGTCACAATCAGGCATATTAATTTGCAGAAAGgatgaaatcatatttttttcttaggcaagcatgaaaatgaagtttattgagtagagaaagacaggattatagggcaagagcaagatataggtttacagagcatggtagatacaccacagatgactaccagacccattgtcacagcagggcatgcaaaaggaagggcaaagagagaaaaagagtgaaatcatTTTAATACAATAGAAAGGTAGACTGAATAAGTAATAAAGGATGAAGATGGGAGAGGTCTGTAGAATGTCCAGGGTCTGGAGCATTTCCTGTATCCAGAGAGATCACAGCTGTTGACGTCAGACCCAAGTTGTTAAACAAAACCGGATGCAAATATTTCCTACCTTTTGCCACACACACTTCTCAGGCAGCCGGTTGGCTTTTGAGGAAATTTATCCTCCTTTGCCCTTTGAAGGATGTCCTCGTCAATCATTGAAATCAATTGTCAACTGGTTAAAAGAACAGGAGAGGGATGAAGAGACCCTTTACCACTCAGGACACTGTGCAGTGAGAGACTCACTTTAATTGTGCGGTCCCCAACCCACATGCCACAGCCTGGCACCAGTCAGTGGCCTATTAGAAAACGAGTCTCTCACCaccactccccctgccccaccacagCCAACGCCTcatccctggtctgtggaaaaattgtcttccatgaaatcagtccttggtgccaaaaaggttggggaccactgccttaatTGATCCATGGGTGGTTGATGGGAACAGGATATGAAGCCTCTTTGCTGGTTTCAGCCACATTGGAAAATTTCTGACTAAAGAGAGACCCAGAGATCATCTGTCCTACATAGAATACAGGGCAGATCTAAGAATGCTGAGAGAAAGTGGAAACCATTAATTTTGGCTCATTTGCTAAACCTTCTGGGTTTCTAAGGGCCCCAATTCTCCTCCACCTGAGGGCACTGCTCCTTCACTGGAGAGAGACGTGCAGCTTCAGTAACTCTCAGTCTGTGAGCTGCCTGGGACCAAGGCCCTTCATGGAAAGAACCACGACATGAGGGACCCCCACTAGCTTTCTGAGCCTTTTATGAGGGATCAGGAATCACACAATCTCCAGGTTCCTGGGCCCCCAGGCCTAAACCTGAGACTTCCTCTGCAGCTGATGTGGTCCTGGACCCAGACACCGCTCACCCTGAGCTCTTCCTGTCTGAGGATCGGAGAAGTGTGAGACGGGGCCCTTCCCGGCAGAGCGTGCCTGACAACCCTGAGAGATTCGACTGTCAGCCTTGTGTCCTGGGCCGGGAATATTTCACCTCAGGAAAACATTACTGGGAGGTGGAAGTTGAAAACGTGATGGCATGGACAATGGGGGTTTGTAGAGACAGTGTTGAGAAGAAAGGGGAGGCCCTGCTGCTTCCTCAGAATGGCTTCTGGACCCTGGAGATGTTTGAAAACCAATACCGGGCCCTGTCCTCCCCCGAGAGGATTCTTCCTCTGAGAGAGCGCCTCGGCCGGGTGGGCGTCTTCCTGGACTATGAAGCTGGAGATGTCTCCTTCTACAACATGAGGGACAGATCGCACATCTACACGTGTCCCCGTTCACCCTTTGCTGGCCCCCTAAGACCCTTCTTCAGGCTGGGGTCTGACGACAGCCCCCTCTTCATCTGCCCAGCACTCACAGGAGCCAATGGCGTCACAGTGCCTGAGGAGGGCCTGATTCTTCACAGGGCACAGACCCTACACCGCCCTCAGGACTAATTCCCTGGTCTCACAGCCATGTAGAGAAGCCCTGGCCATCTCAGTACCACTGCATGGGGCCTCCTGGCTGAGTCCAGGCCCTCCTTCCCTCTGGTCACATAAGAGAACATCTTCTAGCTGCCTCTTTCATAGCCATTTCAGGCCTCAGCCCCAGTCTCCCCCTCACCAGGCAGTGGCTTTAGTAGCTCCTCTGCTTGTACCTATGGGGAGGATCTAGTCTTAGGCAGCTACTGCTATTACACAGCTCCCAGCCAAGACGAAAGTGTGACAAGGTGATGGACAGCAAACCTGCTGCTTTACCATCAGGGTGACAATGTTGATCCTTATACTTCACTTGGTACCAGACGTTGTGGACATGGGGCGAGAGCAACAGCATGCACCAGGATGTAGGAGGGAGGGAATCACACACCTCCTGAGAGGAGAGGAAACCACATGTAGAGGTCAGAGATAGAGGAAGTAGGACCAGAGAGCTGGGAGGAGACCAAGGTTGTGAGCATGATTAAGCCCCACCATGATAGCTAAGGGGGTCCTAGGAAATGATGGCCCATTTCCACCCAGCCCCCAAGATTTCTGGACCACATATGCACAGGTTTAGACCTgggatgaaaaagaatgaaggacaAGGACGTATGTTCATCTGGTCTGGCTAAGGTGTCCCTGCAATAAACAAGGAATCACTACTCAGTCACTGAGTATGGCTTGACGTTTAAGGTCCTGCCTGAGCAGGTGAGTACTGGACTAAGGCCACCAGAGGGTTTAGGTTCAATGGGGAACAGCAGTGGTTTCAAGCTCCCTGGTCTCAAGATGCCTTTAGACCCTTTACaattattgaggaccccaaagagattttgttcatttcaatgaatatttattgatatttatggAATTTGAGATCAAAACTGAGAAAAGTTTTAaggtatttattaatttacataaaataacattaatattaatattaataaataaattatattttaatgcaagtaacatattttatttaaaaagctattgtttccaaagcaaaataaatttattgagaaGTGTGACATTgtttaatgttttccaaatttaatgtctggcttaatacaAGATGTCCGGATTCTCATATCGAATCCCCAGACCATGTTTGAGACTTGGGATAGAGGAACTTGGAGGTGAaatagtgtgatggttaattttaggtgtcagcttGACAGCATTAAGGGATACCTAGACAACTGGCAAAGCATTATGTCTGGGTGTGTCTGCCAGGGTGTTTCTAGAGGACACTGGCATGTGAGTCAGCAGACTGAGTGGGCAAGACCTGCTTTCAATACCGGTGGATACCATCCAGTCAGCAGGGGGCCCtgtagaacaaaaagacaaagacaaaggaaaggagaatttctctctctctctctctctctctctctttctctctgtctttgtctctctcctggAAGGGGACACTCTTTTTCTCCTGTTGTTGTACATTAGAACTTCAGGCCTTCCAGCATTTGGACTTCAGAACTTATACCAGGCTTCCTGGGTTCTCAAGCCTTGGGCCTTGGGCTGAGAATTAAACtatcagcttccctggttctgaggctttcaGACTTGGACTGGGCCAGGTCACCGGCATCTCAAGATCTCCAGCCTACAGACAGCCTATtgtaggacttctcagcctccataatcacataataaatgaattttgtttacTTCTCTTTTCTGTAAATAACTTCCTGCTTAAAATATAGTGCTTCATCAACAGTTAAGTGCATGTTCTCTAACCTTTTAAGATGTTTATACCAATACATGCCCATTTAGTTTTTCTCATGAAAATTGGACCTTGCTATATATAATATTCCAtgacatgctttttttttttagcttaaacactaatattatagtatttatagcaagatggttttctttctttcctattgcAAATAGTATTGCTATAAACGTCTCTGTATGCAAATTGTTGTGCATAGCTCTAATCACTTCTGCAGAATAAATTTTGGAATTGCATTTATCATTCGGATAAATTTTTGAAAGTGCAATTGCTGGACAAAAGCAACTTGAATTATTCTTAAGTATATGTACATACCTATCTATTTCCTACAGGAAGGAAGTGTCTGCTCTTACCTTTGATCTCTATGAGGCCTATCTCCTAAAGTGAACAATGGAAGCCCACCCTTCAGTTTTGCATTCCTTGGGCATCAATCCGAGGCTTCTCACTCTCCTTGAGGAAGAACTCCAACCTATCAACCCTGAGGAAGACCAAGTTTGCTTTTTACTTATGATACATTTTTATGACTTATCCTATGTGAGGCACTGTTGTAAGTAAATTGCCTATATTATcacatttcatcctcacaacagcaacaaaaacgttaagcattattattatccttattttacacataaggaaactgaggcatagagaagttgggtaactggctcaaggtcacaaaggCAACCTGGCATCAGAGTCTGTGCTCCTACCACTCCATATTGCAACCCCTCCTCACCAATTATGAACTTCAGTGTCTGAGATATACTAGATGGTAGGTTAATAGAAATTTGTTAAATCAGTGGATTTGTTTCTGTCTCATTTCACATCAATTTGTCTCAAGACTTCTCTCCCAGGGCTTTGTGGAAAGGACTGGATGAGAACTGGATGTACGTAGGGCTCTGTGGGGCTCTTGGAAACTACCAAGTTTAGAGACATGAAGTATTGGGCCcagaaacttcttttttttgttttgttttccttttttttttttttttctttttgagacaggatctcactctgttgtctgtgctggggtgcagtggtgtcatcatgagcaacctcaaattcctgagctcaagtgatcctcccgcctcagtctcccgagtagctgggactacaggcaggggccactgcacccagttaatctttttatttttttggagagaccgggtctctctatgttacccaggctggcctcaagtgctcttcacctcagcctcccaaagtgctagggttacaggcaagagccaccaagCATGGCCCGGAAACTTCTTCCATGAAacttcttccatgaaactaggcACTTTGGCTGCTTCTCCATGTCAAAGTAACTTGGATTCTCTAGGTAATAGCTGAATGTTTCATTATAACTGTAAACGCAGAACTAACCCTATCTGATTCAACTTTGTGTAATAAAATGATGAGTTGTTTCTCAGTTGCCATGGACCCCCAGGTTGAAGGTCATGTAAactga encodes the following:
- the LOC123638353 gene encoding butyrophilin subfamily 2 member A2-like isoform X9, encoding MEPAVSLHFSLPASLLLPLLSLLALVSAQFTIQGPADPILAMMGENTTLHCHLSPEKNAEDMEVRWFRSQFSPAVLVYKGGRERTEEQMEEYRGRTTLVSKDISRGRVALVIHNVTAQENGTYRCYFQEGRSYDEAIMHLKVAGWTGHTQLEGRKLVFGRINPTANIYSRQMDAWCCDGAYTWSTKKIVHCLGSKPLVEMKGHEDGGIRLECTSGGWYPEPLAVWRDPYGKVVPALEEAYTADRDGLFMVTTAVIIRDSSLRNVSCSVNSTLLGQEKETVIFIPEYFTPSTSPWVVILALILTILIILMAVSICCIKKLHREKRILSGEKDVEQEEKEIAQQLQEELRWRRTLLHAADVVLDPDTAHPELFLSEDRRSVRRGPSRQSVPDNPERFDCQPCVLGREYFTSGKHYWEVEVENVMAWTMGVCRDSVEKKGEALLLPQNGFWTLEMFENQYRALSSPERILPLRERLGRVGVFLDYEAGDVSFYNMRDRSHIYTCPRSPFAGPLRPFFRLGSDDSPLFICPALTGANGVTVPEEGLILHRAQTLHRPQD
- the LOC123638353 gene encoding butyrophilin subfamily 2 member A2-like isoform X8; its protein translation is MNGKWPSSKLCFRCPWAVWRKEARPENHHLRVGGEKKTQRLILEAQFTIQGPADPILAMMGENTTLHCHLSPEKNAEDMEVRWFRSQFSPAVLVYKGGRERTEEQMEEYRGRTTLVSKDISRGRVALVIHNVTAQENGTYRCYFQEGRSYDEAIMHLKVAGWTGHTQLEGRKLVFGRINPTANIYSRQMDAWCCDGAYTWSTKKIVHCLGSKPLVEMKGHEDGGIRLECTSGGWYPEPLAVWRDPYGKVVPALEEAYTADRDGLFMVTTAVIIRDSSLRNVSCSVNSTLLGQEKETVIFIPEYFTPSTSPWVVILALILTILIILMAVSICCIKKLHREKRILSGEKDVEQEEKEIAQQLQEELRWRRTLLHAADVVLDPDTAHPELFLSEDRRSVRRGPSRQSVPDNPERFDCQPCVLGREYFTSGKHYWEVEVENVMAWTMGVCRDSVEKKGEALLLPQNGFWTLEMFENQYRALSSPERILPLRERLGRVGVFLDYEAGDVSFYNMRDRSHIYTCPRSPFAGPLRPFFRLGSDDSPLFICPALTGANGVTVPEEGLILHRAQTLHRPQD
- the LOC123638353 gene encoding butyrophilin subfamily 2 member A2-like isoform X10, translating into MEPAVSLHFSLPASLLLPLLSLLALVSAQFTIQGPADPILAMMGENTTLHCHLSPEKNAEDMEVRWFRSQFSPAVLVYKGGRERTEEQMEEYRGRTTLVSKDISRGRVALVIHNVTAQENGTYRCYFQEGRSYDEAIMHLKVAGLGSKPLVEMKGHEDGGIRLECTSGGWYPEPLAVWRDPYGKVVPALEEAYTADRDGLFMVTTAVIIRDSSLRNVSCSVNSTLLGQEKETVIFIPEYFTPSTSPWVVILALILTILIILMAVSICCIKKLHREKRILSGEKDVEQEEKEIAQQLQEELRWRRTLLHAADVVLDPDTAHPELFLSEDRRSVRRGPSRQSVPDNPERFDCQPCVLGREYFTSGKHYWEVEVENVMAWTMGVCRDSVEKKGEALLLPQNGFWTLEMFENQYRALSSPERILPLRERLGRVGVFLDYEAGDVSFYNMRDRSHIYTCPRSPFAGPLRPFFRLGSDDSPLFICPALTGANGVTVPEEGLILHRAQTLHRPQD